The following proteins are co-located in the Microvirga ossetica genome:
- a CDS encoding TIM-barrel domain-containing protein: protein MKALTEGRYRGRDGIWAVFDLGLETELRVGILEQDIGRVVMKRDGGYRLDRGWSIAPNGLEPSYEGRSRDSTEGFTCPEASVTEQSGTVVLETPGLTAVVTLSPFGIAWHRTGESHPFLRDRPTQAYFVSRKTGALQHVMARDEHERHYGMGDKAGPLDHTGRRFKIDAVDPCGFDAELSDPLYKMIPFVVVDGPAGAHGVFYDNLAIGEMDLGCTIDNYHGLFRSYSAQDGDLDFYVLAGPSTPDVVRRFSWLTGGQAFAPKWTLGFATTTMTITDAPDADARITDFIEKCRYHRIPCDSFHFGSGYTSIGHRRYAFNWNRDKFPDPAGTMRRLKEAGKQPVTNLKPCLLDDHPRLHEAKEQGILVMDGATGQPAVAQFWDGLGFHVDFTNPDGRAWWRDGIQTALLDYGVVSVWNDNNEYEIWDEDAICNGDGRPFPQVLARPAQPLLMTKVSYETQAAHTPGKRPYAITRGGAAGLWRYAQTWSGDNETAWKTLRFNLTQGLNMSLSGMFNIGHDVGGFHGPSPNAELFCRFVEFCALWPRMVMNSWKDSGIVNLPWMHESVIPQVRDAMTLRYRLMPYLYTQMWRASHENEPVVRPLFYDFPNDRAALEVQDSFMLGPDILVAPVLEEGATDREIYLPEHAGGWFDFHDGRHFEGAQMITLPAPLGRLPVFVRCGAMIPVTRQTDGIDPSADTQRELIVFGASQDVADACLYEDDGDTSDWQGDGRLELRFQLRRSGKDLVLSVDSIGSYRPAFDTVSVHPVAIEGQIRVETPKGSINVVPSTPGFKD from the coding sequence ATGAAAGCGTTGACCGAGGGTCGCTACCGCGGCCGCGATGGCATCTGGGCAGTGTTCGATCTCGGCTTGGAGACGGAACTGCGGGTCGGGATCCTGGAGCAGGATATCGGCCGGGTCGTCATGAAACGCGACGGCGGCTATCGCCTTGACCGCGGCTGGAGCATCGCGCCCAATGGCCTTGAGCCGTCTTACGAAGGGAGATCAAGGGACTCCACCGAAGGGTTCACGTGCCCTGAAGCGTCCGTGACGGAACAGAGCGGCACGGTCGTGCTCGAAACCCCAGGTCTGACGGCCGTGGTAACCCTGTCCCCTTTCGGCATCGCCTGGCACCGGACCGGCGAAAGCCATCCCTTCCTGCGAGACCGTCCGACGCAGGCCTATTTCGTGTCACGCAAGACTGGCGCCCTTCAGCATGTCATGGCGCGCGATGAGCACGAGCGCCATTATGGCATGGGCGACAAGGCAGGCCCTCTCGATCACACGGGCCGCCGCTTCAAGATCGACGCGGTGGATCCGTGCGGCTTCGACGCGGAATTGAGCGATCCGCTCTATAAGATGATCCCGTTCGTCGTCGTCGACGGCCCGGCGGGTGCGCACGGCGTTTTCTATGACAATCTCGCTATCGGCGAGATGGATCTCGGCTGCACGATCGATAACTACCATGGGCTGTTCCGGTCCTACAGCGCGCAGGATGGTGACCTCGATTTCTATGTCCTCGCGGGCCCCAGTACTCCGGATGTGGTGCGGCGCTTTTCCTGGCTGACGGGCGGCCAGGCCTTCGCGCCGAAATGGACACTGGGCTTCGCCACCACGACGATGACCATCACGGACGCGCCGGATGCCGATGCGAGGATTACGGACTTTATTGAGAAGTGCCGTTACCACCGGATCCCCTGCGACAGCTTTCATTTCGGCTCCGGCTACACGTCCATTGGGCACCGCCGCTATGCGTTCAACTGGAACCGCGATAAGTTTCCCGACCCCGCGGGCACCATGCGCCGGCTGAAGGAAGCCGGTAAGCAGCCGGTCACCAATCTCAAGCCCTGCCTTCTGGATGACCATCCCCGCCTCCATGAGGCGAAGGAGCAGGGAATCCTCGTTATGGATGGCGCGACGGGCCAGCCGGCCGTGGCACAGTTCTGGGACGGCTTGGGCTTCCACGTCGACTTCACGAACCCTGATGGGCGCGCCTGGTGGCGGGATGGAATTCAAACTGCACTGCTCGATTACGGTGTCGTCTCAGTCTGGAACGACAACAACGAATACGAGATCTGGGACGAGGACGCCATATGCAACGGTGATGGGCGTCCATTCCCGCAAGTCTTGGCACGACCGGCGCAACCGCTTCTCATGACGAAGGTCTCCTATGAGACGCAGGCCGCCCACACGCCAGGGAAACGACCCTATGCCATCACACGCGGTGGGGCAGCCGGCCTGTGGCGCTATGCCCAGACGTGGTCCGGCGATAACGAGACGGCTTGGAAGACCCTTCGGTTCAATCTGACCCAAGGGCTCAACATGAGCCTGTCCGGCATGTTCAACATCGGGCATGACGTCGGCGGATTCCACGGACCCAGTCCGAATGCGGAGCTGTTCTGCCGGTTCGTGGAATTCTGCGCTCTCTGGCCACGTATGGTCATGAACTCCTGGAAGGACAGCGGCATCGTTAACCTGCCGTGGATGCACGAGAGTGTCATTCCTCAGGTTCGTGACGCCATGACACTGCGCTACCGGTTGATGCCTTACCTCTACACACAGATGTGGCGGGCCTCACATGAGAACGAGCCAGTCGTGCGTCCGCTGTTTTATGATTTCCCCAATGACCGTGCCGCTCTTGAAGTCCAAGACAGCTTTATGCTCGGGCCAGACATTCTGGTCGCGCCCGTTCTCGAGGAGGGAGCAACGGACCGAGAGATTTATCTGCCTGAGCATGCCGGCGGCTGGTTCGACTTCCACGACGGACGCCACTTCGAAGGTGCGCAGATGATCACGCTCCCAGCGCCCCTCGGACGCCTGCCTGTCTTCGTCCGGTGCGGCGCCATGATCCCAGTCACCCGGCAGACCGACGGGATCGATCCGAGCGCCGACACGCAGCGCGAGTTAATTGTCTTCGGTGCTTCGCAGGACGTCGCCGATGCATGCCTCTACGAGGATGACGGAGATACGTCGGACTGGCAGGGCGACGGCCGGCTGGAGCTTCGCTTCCAGCTGCGGCGAAGCGGGAAGGATCTCGTATTGTCTGTCGATTCTATCGGCTCCTACCGGCCAGCTTTCGACACGGTTTCGGTTCATCCGGTCGCCATCGAAGGGCAGATCCGGGTCGAAACGCCGAAGGGATCCATCAACGTCGTGCCAAGCACACCGGGGTTCAAAGATTGA
- the uxuA gene encoding mannonate dehydratase, whose product MREAWRWFGPNDPVTLDAVRQAGATDIVSALHHVPPGEAWSLNDVERHRDLIEITPPGRSPLRWSVIESIPVADDIKRHGAGAKQSIAAWIASLEAAAQGGLKIICYNFMPVVDWTRTDLDWPLPTGATALRFDQDAFAAFDLYILKRPGAHSSYDQEAQARAKMAADALDDAAVERLTKTIAAGLPGSTTDALGLGAFRDRLSAYEGIDAAKLRQHLIEFLEQVTPVAERLSVKLTLHPDDPPRPLFGLPRVASTEEDYAALFAAVPSEANGMCFCTGSLGVRADNDLPAMARRFASRIYFAHLRATRREPDGLSFYEADHLEGDVDMVAVMDALLKEDHQRTDGEKIPFRPDHGHRMLDDLSSSRRVNPGYTAIGRLKGLAELRGVIKALDYQYGLG is encoded by the coding sequence ATGAGAGAAGCTTGGCGATGGTTCGGCCCCAATGATCCGGTAACGCTGGATGCAGTTCGTCAGGCAGGAGCCACGGATATTGTATCCGCGCTCCATCATGTCCCGCCGGGTGAGGCGTGGTCGCTCAACGATGTTGAGCGCCACCGCGACCTTATCGAGATCACGCCACCTGGGCGCTCGCCGTTGAGGTGGTCGGTGATCGAGAGTATACCGGTCGCAGACGACATCAAGCGGCACGGTGCTGGTGCCAAGCAATCCATCGCAGCTTGGATCGCGAGCCTTGAGGCCGCGGCCCAGGGCGGCCTCAAGATCATCTGCTACAACTTCATGCCCGTGGTGGACTGGACCCGGACGGATCTCGATTGGCCGCTTCCGACCGGCGCCACCGCCCTGCGCTTCGATCAAGATGCTTTTGCCGCCTTCGACCTCTATATTTTGAAACGTCCCGGTGCGCACAGCTCGTACGATCAGGAGGCTCAGGCTCGGGCGAAGATGGCGGCCGATGCGCTGGACGATGCTGCTGTCGAGCGGCTGACGAAAACCATCGCAGCGGGCCTGCCGGGATCTACGACCGACGCCCTGGGCCTAGGGGCGTTTCGCGACCGGCTCTCCGCTTATGAAGGCATCGACGCTGCGAAGCTGCGCCAGCACCTGATCGAGTTCTTGGAGCAGGTCACTCCCGTCGCAGAGAGGCTGTCGGTCAAGCTTACACTCCATCCAGACGATCCGCCACGGCCGCTCTTTGGGCTGCCTCGCGTCGCATCGACAGAGGAGGACTATGCGGCTTTATTCGCGGCCGTACCGTCCGAGGCCAATGGTATGTGCTTCTGCACCGGTAGCCTCGGCGTGCGCGCAGATAACGACCTTCCTGCCATGGCCCGCCGCTTCGCATCACGCATTTACTTCGCTCATCTGAGGGCAACGCGACGGGAGCCGGACGGACTGAGCTTTTACGAAGCCGATCACCTTGAAGGCGACGTCGATATGGTTGCAGTCATGGATGCTCTCCTCAAGGAGGACCATCAGCGGACGGACGGCGAGAAGATCCCGTTCCGCCCCGATCATGGGCACCGTATGCTTGATGACCTCTCTTCAAGCCGGCGAGTCAACCCAGGTTATACCGCAATCGGGCGCCTCAAAGGCTTGGCTGAGCTGAGAGGGGTCATAAAGGCTTTGGACTATCAGTATGGTCTAGGATGA
- the araD gene encoding L-arabinonate dehydratase codes for MTRRPIGKLRSQRWFASDDMRGFAHRQRTQQMGLRREEFLGKPVVAIVNTWSDLSPCHSHLRDRAEAVKRGVWQAGGYPVELPALSVGEVMVKPTTMLYRNFLAMEVEELLRSHPIDGAVLLGGCDKSTPGLLMGAISMDIPVIYCPAGPMSNGQWRGQKTGAGTHTKKYWDELRAGNITQGDWVDLESRMTRSIGTCNTMGTASTMTSIVDAMGLTLPGASSIPAADSGHPRMASACGERIVEMIWDDWKPSRLLDARSFRNGLVTYMALGGSTNAAVHLIAMARRAGVDLTLDDMSDMAGRVPVCANLFPSGEHLMEDFYFAGGLLALLRKLERHLDQDAMTVNGKTLGENVAGAECWNDDVIRGEDNPVVPLSRGKTLAVLRGNLAPNGAVMKSSTASPKFLKHVGPALVFDSPAEMNRTIDDPDLDITEDTVIVLRNAGPVGAPGMPEWGNLPIPKKLLKQGVRDMVRICDGRMSGTHYGTCILHVAPEAAVGGPLGLLRTGDLVELDVEAGRLDMKVDKAELERRRAEWKPTAHVYGRSFAALYQRHVSQADEGCDFDFLSTPGPVVEPSIF; via the coding sequence ATGACACGCCGACCCATCGGGAAGTTGCGGAGCCAGCGCTGGTTCGCCTCCGACGACATGCGTGGCTTCGCGCATCGCCAACGCACCCAGCAGATGGGCCTGCGCCGGGAGGAGTTTCTCGGAAAGCCGGTCGTTGCGATCGTCAACACCTGGAGCGACCTGAGTCCTTGCCACTCGCATCTCCGCGATCGGGCAGAGGCCGTGAAGCGCGGTGTCTGGCAGGCGGGCGGCTATCCGGTGGAGCTGCCGGCCCTGTCGGTCGGAGAGGTGATGGTGAAGCCCACCACCATGCTCTATCGCAACTTTCTCGCGATGGAGGTGGAAGAGCTCCTGCGCTCGCACCCCATCGACGGGGCCGTGCTGCTGGGTGGCTGCGACAAGTCCACGCCAGGCCTCCTCATGGGGGCGATCAGCATGGACATTCCGGTGATCTACTGTCCGGCGGGGCCGATGTCGAACGGGCAATGGCGCGGCCAGAAGACGGGAGCCGGAACCCATACCAAGAAGTATTGGGACGAGCTTCGGGCCGGCAACATCACCCAGGGCGATTGGGTCGATCTGGAGAGCCGGATGACCCGTTCTATCGGCACCTGCAACACCATGGGAACAGCGTCCACCATGACGTCCATCGTGGACGCCATGGGCCTGACGCTTCCGGGCGCGTCATCGATACCAGCGGCCGATAGCGGCCATCCGCGCATGGCCTCGGCCTGCGGCGAGCGCATTGTCGAGATGATCTGGGACGACTGGAAGCCGTCGCGCCTCCTCGACGCGAGAAGCTTCCGCAATGGCTTGGTTACCTACATGGCGCTCGGGGGCTCCACGAACGCCGCCGTGCACCTCATCGCCATGGCGCGCCGGGCTGGTGTCGACCTCACCCTCGACGATATGTCCGACATGGCCGGCAGGGTGCCGGTCTGTGCCAACCTCTTCCCGTCCGGCGAGCACCTGATGGAGGACTTCTACTTCGCGGGCGGGCTTCTGGCACTGCTCAGGAAGCTGGAGCGGCATCTCGACCAGGATGCCATGACCGTGAACGGCAAGACCCTGGGTGAGAACGTCGCCGGAGCCGAGTGCTGGAACGACGATGTCATCCGGGGCGAAGACAATCCGGTCGTGCCGCTTTCGCGCGGCAAGACGCTCGCCGTTCTGCGCGGCAACCTCGCCCCGAACGGCGCGGTCATGAAATCCTCGACAGCGAGCCCGAAATTCCTCAAGCATGTCGGGCCGGCGCTCGTCTTCGACAGCCCCGCCGAAATGAACCGGACCATCGACGATCCCGACCTCGACATCACGGAGGACACGGTCATCGTGCTGCGCAATGCCGGTCCTGTCGGGGCGCCGGGCATGCCGGAATGGGGCAACCTCCCGATCCCGAAGAAGCTCCTGAAGCAGGGCGTGCGCGATATGGTCCGCATCTGCGACGGGCGTATGAGCGGCACCCATTACGGCACCTGCATTCTGCACGTGGCACCCGAAGCGGCTGTGGGCGGTCCCCTCGGGCTTCTCCGGACGGGCGACCTCGTGGAGCTCGATGTGGAGGCCGGACGCCTCGACATGAAGGTCGACAAGGCCGAGCTGGAGCGCCGTCGCGCCGAATGGAAGCCAACCGCGCACGTCTATGGGCGATCCTTCGCGGCGCTCTATCAGCGCCATGTCTCGCAGGCTGATGAAGGCTGCGACTTCGATTTCCTCAGCACGCCCGGCCCTGTGGTCGAGCCGTCAATCTTCTAG
- a CDS encoding HpcH/HpaI aldolase family protein, with amino-acid sequence MIDIENRFKGWLQGDGPRPPLGTWLMAAAPATAEAMGYSGFDFLVVDMEHVPIEVSDLAHILRAIGCTPADAVVRLAWNDQVLVKRVLDAGAQTIMVPFVQTAEEARQAVSFAKYPPEGVRGVAAVHRGSRFGRVADYLKRANDQVAVIVQLETPEAVERLPEIAAVPGIDALFVGPGDLAAAMGHIGNIAHPDVQALIEKAAGMAGDAGKPVGIVGPNPDMVRRFIGYGYSYVAVASDIAMMTSRASEWLGALRDQPAPPDAPAAAY; translated from the coding sequence ATGATCGACATTGAGAACCGCTTCAAAGGTTGGCTGCAGGGCGACGGGCCGCGCCCGCCGCTCGGCACCTGGCTCATGGCAGCAGCGCCCGCGACCGCCGAGGCGATGGGCTACAGCGGCTTCGACTTCCTCGTCGTCGACATGGAGCACGTGCCGATCGAAGTGTCGGATCTGGCCCATATCCTACGTGCCATCGGCTGCACGCCGGCCGATGCGGTCGTGCGGCTCGCCTGGAACGATCAGGTGCTCGTGAAGCGGGTGCTCGATGCCGGCGCCCAGACGATCATGGTTCCCTTCGTCCAGACGGCGGAGGAGGCCCGGCAAGCCGTCTCATTTGCGAAATATCCGCCCGAAGGTGTCCGCGGTGTCGCCGCGGTGCATCGCGGCTCACGGTTCGGCCGCGTTGCGGACTATCTCAAGCGCGCCAATGATCAGGTGGCAGTGATCGTACAACTGGAGACGCCGGAAGCTGTCGAGCGGCTGCCGGAAATCGCGGCCGTTCCTGGCATCGACGCATTGTTCGTCGGGCCCGGCGACCTCGCCGCCGCCATGGGGCATATCGGCAATATCGCGCATCCTGACGTTCAGGCGCTGATCGAGAAGGCGGCCGGGATGGCGGGTGACGCCGGCAAGCCGGTCGGCATCGTCGGCCCCAACCCGGACATGGTGCGCCGCTTCATCGGTTATGGATACAGCTATGTGGCGGTGGCATCCGACATCGCCATGATGACGAGCCGCGCCTCCGAGTGGCTCGGCGCCTTGCGCGATCAACCGGCCCCGCCGGATGCTCCAGCCGCAGCCTATTGA
- a CDS encoding SMP-30/gluconolactonase/LRE family protein, whose protein sequence is MSLSVALDVRAELGECPIWDADEQALFFVDIKGRALHRYRPDSGEHAVMTMPDEIGCIGLRKDGSFIAGFRSGVWLPDSQGNRETKLADNPEDQRTSRFNDGRVDLAGRFLVGTIDEPKDGGKAHLYRYDRRGLVTLASGLLTSNGVAFSPDGRMLYHSDTPTFTVWRYAYDPARGEATDKTLFARLEPAKTHQGRPDGAAVDAEGCYWTALFEGGRIQRYASDGRLLAEYPVPARCPTMVCFGGADLKTLYVTSARTGRSGDELTAFPHSGSLFSMRVDVPGLPESRFDPSV, encoded by the coding sequence ATGTCCCTCTCCGTCGCCCTCGATGTCCGCGCAGAGTTGGGCGAGTGCCCGATCTGGGACGCAGACGAACAGGCGCTGTTCTTCGTCGACATCAAGGGCAGGGCGCTCCATCGCTACAGGCCCGACTCGGGTGAGCATGCCGTCATGACGATGCCGGATGAGATCGGCTGCATCGGTCTGAGGAAGGATGGCAGCTTCATCGCGGGATTCCGTTCGGGCGTGTGGCTACCGGATTCCCAAGGAAATCGTGAGACGAAGCTGGCCGACAACCCGGAGGACCAGCGCACCAGCCGCTTCAATGACGGCCGCGTCGATCTGGCAGGCCGTTTCCTGGTGGGCACCATCGACGAGCCGAAGGATGGCGGTAAGGCGCATCTCTATCGCTACGACCGGCGAGGTCTCGTCACGCTCGCAAGTGGCCTGCTCACGTCGAATGGCGTCGCCTTCTCGCCGGACGGGCGCATGCTCTATCACTCCGATACGCCGACCTTCACGGTCTGGCGCTATGCCTACGATCCGGCACGCGGAGAGGCCACGGACAAGACCTTGTTCGCCCGTCTTGAACCCGCCAAAACCCACCAAGGGCGCCCGGACGGTGCGGCGGTGGATGCGGAAGGCTGCTACTGGACGGCCCTATTCGAGGGCGGACGGATCCAACGCTACGCGTCCGATGGACGTTTGCTGGCGGAATATCCTGTTCCGGCTCGGTGCCCCACCATGGTCTGCTTCGGGGGCGCCGACCTGAAGACCCTTTATGTAACGTCTGCCCGCACAGGCCGCTCCGGCGATGAGCTGACAGCCTTTCCGCACTCGGGAAGCCTTTTTTCCATGCGGGTTGACGTTCCGGGACTCCCCGAAAGC